From Pseudoalteromonas sp. R3, one genomic window encodes:
- a CDS encoding class I SAM-dependent methyltransferase, translating into MTTFIKREFPMFGQEIDLLKNYPKSKRDTKGRANVITEADREIARQYGKDFFDGDRTYGYGGFSYFPRFWQPVVPDLKAHFGLNESSSLLDVGCAKGFMLYDLQQMIPGMTLRGLDISQYALENAKEEVKELLTLGNAKALPYEDNSFDVVMSINTIHNLEENECAMALREIERVSRGKSFITVDAYRNDEEKERMMEWALTAKTIMHVDDWKQFFRDNGYTGDFYWFIP; encoded by the coding sequence ATGACTACATTCATAAAGCGTGAGTTCCCTATGTTCGGACAAGAAATCGATTTATTAAAAAATTACCCTAAGTCTAAGCGCGATACTAAGGGCCGTGCCAACGTGATCACCGAAGCAGATCGCGAAATTGCCAGACAATATGGCAAAGACTTTTTTGATGGTGACCGTACCTATGGTTACGGTGGCTTTAGTTACTTCCCGCGTTTTTGGCAGCCTGTTGTACCGGATCTCAAGGCACACTTCGGCCTTAATGAAAGCTCTAGCCTGCTGGATGTAGGATGTGCAAAAGGCTTTATGCTGTATGACCTGCAGCAGATGATCCCGGGTATGACATTGCGCGGACTGGATATTTCTCAATATGCCCTGGAAAATGCCAAAGAAGAAGTCAAAGAGCTGCTGACTTTAGGCAATGCCAAAGCGCTGCCCTATGAAGACAACAGCTTTGATGTGGTGATGTCAATCAACACCATTCACAACCTGGAAGAAAATGAATGTGCCATGGCATTGCGTGAAATCGAGCGCGTCAGTCGTGGCAAATCTTTTATTACCGTCGATGCCTACCGTAACGATGAAGAAAAGGAACGTATGATGGAGTGGGCTCTAACGGCCAAAACCATTATGCACGTGGATGACTGGAAGCAATTTTTCCGTGATAACGGTTACACTGGCGATTTTTATTGGTTTATTCCGTAG
- a CDS encoding formyltransferase family protein yields MHVGIFTYQTGHLMTYQLIQKFLTMGYEISLFAFPFSYRPSQPRPFEERPFQLIDLDIETFCRASGVQYHVMDCWTTVSSERLNALDNKPDYFVTAIAKIIPEHFIDGHTIFNCHPGLIPENRGLDSFKWAIVRQQPIGITLHKIDKHIDAGTVIKKMTIPVMPSDTYAQVCERAYNMECDLLTQFALYLDQTSGHCTVDPETPLSRQKIPAEVDADFDQVFARYLKALCSDVSQ; encoded by the coding sequence ATGCACGTTGGTATTTTCACCTATCAAACAGGTCATTTAATGACCTACCAGTTAATACAAAAATTTTTAACTATGGGGTATGAAATCTCGCTTTTTGCGTTTCCTTTTTCATACCGCCCAAGCCAGCCGCGCCCTTTTGAGGAGCGGCCGTTTCAACTCATAGATCTAGATATAGAGACGTTTTGCCGTGCCAGTGGCGTGCAGTACCATGTCATGGATTGCTGGACAACCGTATCTTCTGAGCGGCTGAATGCACTGGACAACAAGCCAGATTACTTTGTGACAGCCATTGCAAAAATCATCCCAGAACACTTTATTGATGGCCACACCATTTTCAACTGTCACCCCGGGTTAATTCCAGAAAATAGAGGATTAGATTCTTTTAAATGGGCGATTGTCAGACAGCAACCAATCGGTATTACCCTGCATAAAATTGATAAACACATTGATGCAGGCACAGTAATCAAAAAAATGACCATACCGGTTATGCCGTCAGATACATATGCACAGGTTTGTGAGAGAGCTTACAACATGGAGTGTGACCTGCTCACACAATTTGCTCTGTATCTGGATCAAACCTCGGGTCACTGTACAGTAGACCCCGAAACACCATTAAGCCGACAAAAAATCCCAGCTGAAGTCGATGCTGATTTCGATCAGGTATTTGCACGCTACCTTAAAGCGCTATGCAGTGATGTGAGCCAATAA
- a CDS encoding phosphotransferase encodes MFSAELTNFISSTLGQTHWRSSSLPQGANNQGHKLFSDNKAYFLKCFAPGARAFDKLYNEFQFSQQLHKAGISNIARPIGYCSNTLSAIYEFIDGHTFDTVTAQDVSAAYNFIAAINSHQVERTALNAAADSPAKLEDFIQLVTLRLARFESLRDNAELNTLLTAIELRTRVISTTPGIDWQQPCPKDVVSPSDFGFHNALKYRDDVYFIDFEYAGNDSAWKLLCDFFAQPALPVPLSYLPQFLRSPLFAAQASAGNTLKCVYELTLLKWCLIMLNEFLPDVQARRLFSWNISCLEERNAKLQHMQAQQLDKSQRYFAQINDKMHALQTQLRDK; translated from the coding sequence ATGTTCTCAGCTGAACTAACAAACTTTATCTCATCTACTCTGGGGCAAACCCACTGGCGCAGTTCCAGCTTGCCCCAGGGAGCAAATAATCAGGGACATAAGCTCTTTTCAGATAACAAAGCCTATTTTCTGAAATGCTTTGCGCCAGGCGCAAGGGCATTCGACAAGCTTTACAATGAATTTCAGTTTAGTCAGCAGCTACACAAGGCCGGTATCTCAAATATCGCCAGGCCTATCGGTTATTGTTCTAACACCTTGTCTGCCATATACGAGTTTATCGACGGCCACACCTTTGACACAGTGACAGCACAGGATGTCAGTGCAGCATACAATTTCATTGCAGCCATCAACAGTCATCAGGTTGAGCGCACGGCGCTCAATGCGGCAGCGGATAGCCCGGCTAAACTGGAAGACTTTATTCAATTAGTCACACTGCGTCTGGCACGATTCGAATCTCTGCGTGATAACGCTGAACTCAATACTCTGCTGACAGCAATAGAACTACGCACCAGAGTTATCAGCACAACACCTGGTATAGACTGGCAACAGCCCTGTCCAAAAGACGTGGTCTCCCCTTCTGACTTTGGCTTTCATAACGCACTGAAATATCGCGATGACGTGTATTTTATTGATTTCGAATATGCTGGAAATGATAGTGCCTGGAAGCTGTTATGCGATTTTTTTGCCCAGCCTGCCCTGCCTGTGCCACTGTCTTACTTACCACAGTTTTTGCGCTCGCCACTCTTTGCAGCACAAGCATCCGCCGGGAACACTCTAAAGTGCGTCTATGAGCTCACGCTGCTCAAGTGGTGCTTAATCATGCTCAACGAATTTTTACCTGATGTTCAGGCCAGAAGATTGTTTTCTTGGAACATTTCTTGCTTGGAAGAGAGGAATGCAAAATTACAACACATGCAGGCGCAGCAACTTGACAAGAGTCAACGCTACTTTGCTCAAATAAACGATAAAATGCATGCGTTACAAACCCAATTAAGAGACAAATAG
- a CDS encoding zinc-binding dehydrogenase has protein sequence MKAAVLFETGQPLKIVDNIQLPALITGQVQVKILYSGLCHSQLMEVNGGRGEDKYLPHLLGHEGVGIVEAVGDGVTKVQVGDKVVIGWIKGEGQDAPGGKYPHDGYLINSGSATTLCEQTIVAENRVVKLPEGFPDKLAILLGCALPTGLGLVFNELKPETEKTLAIFGLGGIGMSALLAAKLSNPTKLIAVDVSEEKLAIAKQLGATHTINANDSDPVSTIYDITEGLGVDYSLEAGGTTTTIEQAFESVRDGGGQCVFASHPSNELKIQLEPHAFHRGKSLRGSWGGGSQPDKDIPVFVELFKQNKLDLHSLISKTYELDQINDALDDLANKKIIRAVIRME, from the coding sequence ATGAAAGCAGCAGTACTATTTGAAACAGGTCAGCCTCTTAAGATAGTTGACAACATTCAACTGCCGGCGCTAATCACAGGCCAGGTGCAGGTCAAAATCCTCTACAGCGGCTTATGTCACTCCCAGTTGATGGAAGTCAATGGTGGTCGGGGTGAAGACAAATATTTGCCTCACTTGCTGGGACATGAAGGTGTAGGTATTGTCGAGGCGGTGGGTGATGGCGTCACCAAAGTACAGGTCGGCGACAAAGTCGTAATAGGCTGGATCAAAGGTGAAGGTCAGGATGCTCCGGGCGGAAAATATCCACATGACGGATACCTCATTAATTCGGGGAGCGCGACGACGCTGTGCGAGCAAACCATAGTGGCTGAAAACCGGGTTGTTAAGCTGCCTGAAGGCTTTCCGGACAAACTCGCCATACTGCTTGGCTGCGCCTTACCCACCGGGCTTGGTCTGGTGTTTAACGAGCTGAAGCCTGAGACTGAAAAGACTCTGGCCATTTTTGGACTTGGCGGGATCGGCATGAGCGCACTGCTCGCCGCAAAACTGAGCAACCCAACCAAACTAATCGCTGTTGATGTTAGCGAAGAAAAACTCGCCATAGCCAAGCAACTGGGTGCCACGCACACCATCAATGCCAACGATTCAGACCCTGTCAGTACCATCTATGACATCACTGAGGGCCTGGGCGTTGACTATAGCCTGGAAGCCGGCGGAACCACAACCACCATAGAACAAGCTTTTGAATCTGTGAGAGATGGAGGCGGTCAGTGCGTCTTTGCCTCTCACCCAAGCAATGAACTCAAGATCCAGCTGGAGCCCCATGCCTTTCACCGTGGCAAATCTCTTCGCGGCAGCTGGGGGGGTGGCAGCCAGCCAGACAAAGACATTCCTGTCTTTGTCGAATTATTCAAACAAAATAAGCTGGATCTGCACTCTTTGATCAGTAAGACTTATGAGCTCGACCAGATCAACGACGCTCTGGACGACCTCGCAAACAAAAAAATTATCCGAGCAGTAATTAGGATGGAATAG
- a CDS encoding transketolase, whose translation MTLNSIAAQIRYTLCDVSSQTKTPHLGSCLSCVDILTVLYWRTMHITPNNPADPERDYFLLGKGHAASALYTTLAYRDYFSPTALYEHGQTGSQFEEHPGIHAPAGVETVSGSLGHALSLATGMALSKQLQGAKNRFYVLMGDGEINEGTVWEAAMFAAGKRLSNLVAIVDFNKLQGTGESTEIMHLEPLEEKWRAFGWHTMRVDGHDISALEQALEAAKSIQQPVCIVADTVKGKGVSFMENDNNWHYRIPTEEEVAQAKQELGIS comes from the coding sequence ATGACTCTGAACTCCATCGCAGCGCAGATCCGTTACACTTTATGTGACGTATCCAGCCAGACTAAAACACCACACCTGGGCAGCTGTTTGTCCTGTGTTGATATTCTGACCGTGTTGTATTGGCGCACGATGCATATCACACCCAACAACCCGGCTGATCCTGAGCGCGATTACTTTTTGTTGGGTAAAGGGCATGCCGCCAGCGCGCTGTACACAACGCTTGCCTATCGTGATTACTTTTCTCCAACGGCACTGTACGAACATGGTCAGACTGGCAGCCAGTTTGAAGAGCACCCGGGAATACACGCCCCGGCAGGCGTAGAAACGGTTTCAGGGTCTCTGGGCCACGCTTTATCGTTAGCAACCGGCATGGCACTGAGCAAACAGTTACAAGGCGCTAAGAACCGCTTTTACGTGCTCATGGGCGATGGAGAGATAAATGAAGGTACAGTCTGGGAAGCAGCGATGTTTGCAGCGGGAAAGCGCCTAAGTAACCTGGTTGCCATTGTCGACTTTAACAAATTACAAGGTACCGGTGAAAGTACCGAAATTATGCATCTGGAGCCGCTTGAAGAAAAATGGCGTGCCTTCGGCTGGCACACAATGCGCGTCGATGGTCATGATATTAGTGCGCTGGAACAAGCTTTGGAAGCCGCAAAATCCATCCAACAACCTGTGTGCATTGTGGCCGATACGGTTAAAGGCAAAGGCGTGTCATTTATGGAAAACGACAACAACTGGCACTACCGCATTCCGACTGAAGAAGAAGTTGCTCAGGCAAAACAGGAGCTGGGAATATCATGA
- a CDS encoding methyltransferase domain-containing protein: protein MNKQDKTFFGTGSSQMAKETWLKQDENVDIEEQDLLTLGPYNSQGILQDPKRFGFLMSRHKFVSKMFADFDNVLEIGCQEGMGSLIVSQTVKKLTSVDFYKPHIQDAQKYMGKNLDNVTFQGHDIIGGPVEGTFDGVFTMDVFEHIDPQQAGLFMENIVASMTPQGTLILGIPSLESQKYASKASKEGHINCMSGADLKAFCEQYFHNVYPFGMNDEVVHTGFFPMCQYLIMLCVAPKKE, encoded by the coding sequence ATGAACAAACAAGATAAAACATTTTTTGGTACCGGCTCATCTCAGATGGCTAAAGAGACTTGGCTTAAACAGGATGAGAATGTTGACATCGAAGAACAGGACCTACTGACACTCGGTCCTTATAACAGCCAGGGGATTTTACAAGACCCCAAACGCTTTGGCTTCTTGATGTCTCGCCATAAATTTGTTTCTAAAATGTTTGCAGACTTCGATAATGTGCTTGAAATTGGTTGCCAGGAGGGGATGGGATCTTTGATCGTTTCTCAGACTGTGAAAAAGCTTACTTCCGTAGACTTTTACAAACCACATATCCAGGATGCACAGAAATATATGGGGAAGAATCTGGACAATGTGACTTTTCAGGGCCACGACATTATTGGTGGTCCGGTTGAAGGCACATTTGACGGTGTATTTACGATGGATGTGTTTGAGCACATCGATCCCCAGCAAGCTGGTTTGTTCATGGAAAATATAGTTGCTTCAATGACTCCTCAGGGTACTTTAATCTTGGGGATCCCCTCGCTAGAGTCACAGAAGTACGCATCAAAAGCATCAAAAGAGGGTCATATAAACTGTATGTCAGGCGCGGATCTAAAGGCATTTTGTGAACAGTATTTTCACAATGTCTATCCCTTTGGGATGAATGATGAAGTAGTTCACACCGGCTTCTTTCCAATGTGTCAGTACCTGATCATGCTGTGTGTGGCGCCCAAAAAAGAATGA
- a CDS encoding HAD family hydrolase, whose amino-acid sequence MIIGIDFDNTIADYTGVFYRVGCALGWLPESVGQSKNEVKQYFIDQDNEARWTELQGIVYGKEITQARPYPGALAAMQRLHEQGHQLAIVSHKTKYPIIGERVDFHDAATQWLLSHGFIGSVNAPIDSDLVFFNETKAQKVTRISQLKCDVFIDDLPNILTHSDFPAQCQGLLFAPNALEEFNGPQINHWQALDAWLCSQLN is encoded by the coding sequence GTGATCATAGGTATAGATTTTGATAACACCATTGCCGACTACACCGGCGTGTTTTATCGCGTCGGTTGTGCACTTGGCTGGCTACCAGAGTCGGTCGGTCAAAGCAAAAATGAAGTAAAACAGTATTTTATTGACCAGGACAATGAAGCCAGATGGACCGAGCTACAGGGTATCGTCTACGGGAAAGAAATCACCCAGGCACGCCCCTACCCAGGTGCACTAGCAGCAATGCAACGCCTTCACGAACAAGGACATCAACTGGCCATCGTTTCGCATAAAACTAAATACCCGATTATTGGGGAGCGTGTTGACTTTCATGACGCAGCCACACAGTGGCTCCTCAGCCACGGCTTTATCGGCTCAGTCAATGCGCCCATTGACTCTGATTTGGTCTTTTTTAACGAGACCAAGGCGCAAAAGGTCACGCGCATCTCACAGCTCAAGTGTGACGTATTTATTGATGACCTGCCCAATATTCTGACTCATAGCGATTTTCCAGCACAGTGTCAGGGGCTGTTGTTTGCACCCAATGCACTTGAAGAGTTCAATGGCCCGCAAATCAACCACTGGCAAGCATTGGATGCCTGGCTATGTTCTCAGCTGAACTAA
- a CDS encoding GDP-mannose 4,6-dehydratase — protein sequence MANAPILVLGSNSFSGASFCAHLLKQEHSVLAVSRSAEPHTALLPYKWQANQPDFHQLDLNHQLDDIMALIKRHKVSTVYNFAAQSMVGQSWQYPEHWFMTNAVSTIKLHNQLKDLDNLDKYVHISTPEVYGSCEGLVKEHRNYQPSTPYAVSRAAADMSLHTFFDVYKFPVLFTRAANVYGEGQQLYRIIPRTILFALLGKVLPLHGGGHSTRSFIHIDDVSDATLKIGTHGTLGETYHISTERMITIRTLVELICDMLQVPFEQVCAVTEDRLGKDAAYLLDSNKVRSELNWQDQVSLENGLERTIAWVKQYQSELSTLPHDYIHKA from the coding sequence ATGGCTAATGCGCCAATCCTTGTACTCGGTAGTAACTCCTTTTCGGGCGCGTCTTTTTGCGCCCATTTACTAAAACAAGAACATTCAGTGCTGGCTGTCAGTCGCTCAGCAGAACCACACACCGCTCTGCTGCCCTACAAATGGCAGGCTAATCAGCCTGATTTTCATCAGCTCGACCTGAACCACCAGTTGGACGACATTATGGCTCTTATCAAGCGCCATAAGGTCAGTACTGTCTATAACTTTGCGGCGCAGAGCATGGTAGGACAAAGCTGGCAATATCCGGAACACTGGTTTATGACCAATGCAGTGTCAACCATCAAGCTACACAATCAGCTAAAAGACCTGGATAACCTGGACAAATACGTACACATCTCTACACCTGAAGTGTACGGGAGCTGCGAAGGTCTGGTGAAAGAGCATCGTAACTACCAGCCCAGCACCCCTTATGCGGTGTCGCGTGCTGCGGCAGACATGAGCTTGCATACCTTTTTTGATGTCTACAAATTCCCAGTGTTATTTACCCGCGCTGCGAATGTTTATGGTGAAGGTCAGCAACTCTATCGCATCATCCCCAGAACCATTTTGTTTGCGCTGCTTGGTAAGGTATTACCTCTGCATGGCGGTGGTCACTCAACCCGCTCGTTTATCCACATCGATGACGTGTCAGACGCGACACTGAAGATTGGCACACACGGCACATTGGGTGAGACATATCATATCTCAACCGAACGCATGATCACCATTCGCACCCTGGTTGAGCTGATCTGCGATATGCTGCAAGTGCCTTTTGAACAGGTCTGTGCCGTCACCGAGGATCGCCTCGGCAAAGACGCAGCCTACCTGCTTGACAGTAACAAAGTCCGCTCAGAACTGAACTGGCAGGATCAAGTCTCTCTGGAAAACGGCCTGGAGCGTACCATTGCCTGGGTCAAACAGTACCAGAGCGAACTAAGCACATTACCCCATGACTACATTCATAAAGCGTGA
- a CDS encoding transketolase C-terminal domain-containing protein, protein MRNAFARVLTELAKDDESLLLFYADIGNRLFNPLKEFAEERAINAGIAEANMASMAAGSAMMGHKPFIYTITPFTTSRNFEQIKIDIAYQNQPVIIVGTGSGLSYANLGPTHHSFEDIALMRALPNMHVICPADAYELEQLMPQLIELDAPCYFRIGKKNEPAVHEGNPVLTFGKVHVMRPGERIAVLSTGTIMPLAQELVSELTEHGLSPELVSFHTVKPLDEAYLNDAITRFDHVITLEEHNVSGGFGSAVLEYVSEQANWPRVHRFGIPDRFIDQVHSTADARAKAGLTVADIMSTLSERGVV, encoded by the coding sequence ATGAGAAACGCATTTGCACGAGTCCTGACTGAGCTTGCCAAAGACGACGAATCACTGTTGCTCTTTTACGCAGATATAGGTAATCGGTTGTTTAACCCGTTAAAGGAGTTTGCCGAAGAGCGCGCTATCAACGCGGGCATTGCGGAGGCTAATATGGCCTCTATGGCCGCCGGTAGTGCCATGATGGGCCACAAGCCCTTCATTTATACTATTACCCCGTTTACCACATCACGTAACTTTGAACAGATCAAAATTGATATCGCTTATCAGAATCAGCCCGTGATCATCGTTGGCACCGGCTCTGGCTTATCTTACGCTAACCTGGGACCCACTCATCACTCGTTCGAAGATATTGCGCTGATGCGTGCACTGCCAAATATGCACGTTATCTGCCCGGCTGACGCATACGAGCTTGAGCAACTGATGCCACAGCTGATAGAGCTTGACGCTCCTTGCTATTTCAGAATTGGTAAGAAAAACGAGCCTGCAGTCCATGAAGGAAACCCTGTCCTTACCTTTGGTAAAGTGCATGTGATGCGACCGGGTGAGCGCATTGCCGTACTGAGTACGGGTACCATTATGCCTCTTGCACAAGAATTAGTAAGCGAACTGACGGAGCACGGATTATCGCCAGAACTGGTGAGTTTCCATACCGTAAAACCGCTCGACGAAGCATATTTAAACGATGCGATAACCCGCTTTGACCATGTGATCACACTCGAAGAACACAATGTCAGTGGTGGTTTTGGTAGCGCTGTACTGGAGTATGTTAGTGAGCAGGCAAACTGGCCGCGGGTGCACCGTTTCGGGATCCCGGACCGCTTTATCGATCAGGTGCATTCCACCGCAGATGCCAGAGCCAAGGCTGGCCTGACTGTTGCCGATATTATGAGTACCTTATCAGAGCGAGGTGTGGTGTGA